AACGCAAGTTTTGATATGGGGTTTCTAAATGCGGCTTTAAAAAAAGCTGGAGAAGAAAAAGCAGGCAACCCCGTTATCGATACGCTAGAATTGGCTCGCTTCCTTTTTCCAACGATGAAAAATCATCGTCTCAATACGCTTTGTAAAAAGTTTGACATTGATCTGACACAGCATCATAGAGCCATTTACGATGCGGAAGCGACAGGTTATTTGTTTTGGAAGCTGTTAAAAGACGCGAACGAAAGAGACATCGTTTCTCATGACCAGCTCAATAACTATATGGGTGAGGGAAACGCTTATCAGCGCTCACGTCCATTTCATGTGACGATCCTAGCGCAAACAGAGAAGGGCTTAAAAAATCTGTTCAAGCTCATCTCCATTTCGCACCTTGATTATTTCTATAGAGTTCCGAGAATTCCACGCTCTAAGCTTGAGGCTTATAGGGAAGGCTTATTCATTGGTTCTGCCTGTGATCGTGGTGAAGTGTTCGAAGGGATGATGCAAAAGCCTTACGAGGAAGTGAAGGACATTGCGAGCTTTTATGATTACCTCGAAGTGCAGCCGCCAGCAAATTACGGACATCTGCTTGAAAAAGAGCTTGTGCAGGATGAATTGAAGCTGCGTGAAATTCTTAAAAACATTGTAGCGCTAGGAGCTGAGCTGGAGTTGCCTGTTGTTGCAACGGGTAACGTGCATTATCTTGCTCCCCATGACAAGCTCTACAGGCAAATCTTGATTCATTCTCAAGGTGGAGCAAATCCATTAAATAAACAAACGTTGCCGGATGTGCATTTTCGCACAACAGACGAAATGATGGAGGCTTTTTCCTTTTTGCCAACAGACGTCCGCGAGCAAATTGTTATTCATGCGCCAAGAGCGCTTGCCAATTGCATTGAAGAAATTAAGCCGATCAAGGACGATCTTTATACACCACGGATTGAAGGCGCAGATGACGAAGTACGTTCAATGAGCTATGACCGCGCTAGGGCCATTTACGGGGAGCAATTGCCTGAGCTCGTCGAAGCTAGAATTGAAAAAGAATTAAAAAGCATCATAGGACATGGGTTTTCGGTTATTTATTTAATTTCACATAAGCTTGTTAAAAAATCGCTTGATGATGGCTACCTCGTTGGCTCAAGGGGGTCCGTTGGTTCGTCCTTTGTTGCGACAATGACGGAAATTACCGAGGTTAATCCCCTTCCGCCACATTACGTATGTCCAAGCTGTCAGCAGTCAGAGTTTTTTACAGATGGTTCTGTAGGCTCAGGGTTTGATTTGGTCGATAAAAACTGTCCTTCGTGCGATGTCGCCATGCTAAAGGACGGGCACGATATCCCGTTTGAAACCTTCCTTGGCTTTAAAGGTGACAAGGTACCTGATATCGATTTGAATTTCTCGGGAGAGTATCAGCCACGAGCTCATAACTATACGAAAGAACTGTTTGGGGATGACAATGTCTTTCGGGCAGGGACGATCGGTACGGTCGCTGAAAAAACCGCTTATGGATATTCTAAAGGCTTTGCCGGCGATTTTGAACTTCAGCTGAGAGGGGCAGAGATTGATCGGCTTGTGAGTGGTTGTACGGGCGTAAAGCGGACGACCGGGCAGCATCCAGGTGGCATTATCGTTGTGCCAGACTATATGGACATTTATGATTTCACACCAGTGCAATTTCCTGCCGACGATAGAGAATCCGCCTGGAAGACAACTCATTTCGATTTCCATTCAATTCACGACAACTTGTTGAAATTGGACATTCTTGGGCACGACGATCCGACAGTCATTCGTATGCTTCAGGACTTAAGTGGAATGGATCCGAAAACGATTCCTACAGACGACGCAGAAGTGATGAAAATCTTTTCAGGCACAGAATCACTCGGTGTGACAGCAGACCAGATCAAATGCAAGACGGGGACGCTTGGCATACCAGAGTTTGGTACGCGATTTGTGCGCCAGATGCTTGAAGAAACAAAGCCAACCACCTTCTCAGAGCTCGTGCAAATATCCGGTCTTTCTCATGGCACCGATGTGTGGCTAAACAATGCCAATGAATTAATTTACAATGGCACGTGTGAGTTGTCCGATGTCATCGGCTGCCGGGATGATATTATGGTGTACTTGATGCACAAAGGCCTTGAGCCATCACTTGCGTTTAAAATTATGGAGTTTGTTCGGAAAGGCAAAGGACTGCAGGAGGAATGGATTGAAGCCATGAAATCCTACAACGTACCGGACTGGTATATCGACTCCTGTCAAAAAATCAAATATATGTTCCCGAAGGCCCATGCAGCGGCCTATGTGTTAATGGCGGTCCGCATTGCTTATTTCAAAGTCCATCATCCGATTTTGTTTTATGCAGCCTATTTTACGGTGCGCGCGGATGATTTTGAAATTGATGCGATGCGGAAGGGCTCTAATGCCATTCAAAAACGACTTGATGACATTCACGCTAAAGGCTTTGATGCCGCACCGAAAGAAAAAGCACTATACACAGTGTTGGAAATTGCGCTTGAAATGTGTGAGCGTAAGTTCTCCTTTTTGCCAGTGGACTTATATCAATCAAGTGCAACTGAATTTATCGTTAAAGGCGACCAGCTCTTACCACCTTTTAACGCACTGCCAGGACTCGGAACAAATGCGGCCTTGAGTATCGTTGCGGCTCGCGAGCATGGTGAGTTCCTTTCGAAAGAGGATTTACAAAAGCGCAGTAAAATATCAAAAACTGTCATTGAGTTTTTAGATCAGCAAGGATGTTTGGAAGGTTTGCCTGATCAAAACCAGCTGTCGCTTTTTTAACCGCATTGCCTGAACGCTAGAGAGTGTAGCTCTCTTGCATGAGGGAGTGGGTTATGATATAGTTTTCTTGGTAAGACTATGAATAAGTGGAATCTAAAAGAGTGGGTGCTCCCCACTCTTTCGTTTTACCTTGTGTACGTATTACGTATCGTGAACGACTGTTGCCTTGTTCCCTGCTTTTACAAAAGCAGGGGATTTTCATGGTAAGGTCCTGCAATGCCCTGCCAATTGGCGAGTCTGCCATTGTGCCCTCGAAAAGGAGGAACCAAAAATGAGTAAAAAAAGCATTACAGAACTAACCGAAGAACAAGCCTTACCTATTTTAAAGGAAATGGGACTAGAGCTTGTTGATACAGAGTTTATTAAAGAGGGTAAACATTGGTATCTACGGGTATACATTGACCGTGAGGGAGGCGTTGATATTGAAGATTGCAGCAATGTCAATGAACGCCTAAGCGCACAGCTTGATGAGCTTGATCCGGTCAATGTCCCTTACTTTTTGGATGTGTCCTCTCCAGGGGCAGAACGGCCACTGAAAAAGGAGCAGGATTATATCGGTGCATTAGGCTCTCAAGTGCATATAAAAACATACGAACCTATTGCTGGACAGAAGGCGTTTGAAGGCCGTCTTGAAAGCTATAATTCGGAGCAGTTAACTCTCATTTACATGGAAAAAACAAGAGAGATAACAGTGGAGATACCAACAAATAAAGTCGCCAAAGCAAGATTGGCTGTGACATTTTAAAAAGGGGGAAAAAACCATTATGTCGAGCGAACTGTTGGATGCATTGACAGTGCTTGAAAAGGAGAAGGGCATCAGCAAGGATATCTTGCTCGAGGCGATTGAGGCCGCGCTTATTTCTGCCTACAAACGAAATTTTAATCAAGCGCAAAATGTTCGAGTGGACCTCAATGAACAAAACGGCTCGATGAAGGTGTTCGCCCGCAAAGACATTGTTCAAGAAGTAACGGATACACGTTTAGAAATGACTGTCGAACAGGCTCGAAGCATATCGCCACAATACGAAGAAGGCGATGTGATTGAAATCGAGGTTACGCCTAAGGACTTTGGGCGTATTGCTGCTCAAACTGCAAAGCAGGTTGTCACGCAACGTGTTCGTGAAGCGGAACGAGGCGTCATCTTTAATGAGTTTATTGACCGCGAAGAGGATATCATGACAGGCATTGTCCAGCGTAAGGACACTCGATTTGTCTATGTGAATCTTGGAAAGGTCGAGGCCCTACTCGCACCTAGCGAGCAGATGCTAACCGAAAACTACCAGCCTCACGATCGTGTGAAGGTGTTCATAACGAAGGTAGAAAAAACGACAAAGGGCCCGCAAATCTTTGTCTCTCGTACACATCCTGGGTTGCTTAAGCGTTTGTTTGAGCTTGAAGTTCCTGAAATCTATGATGGCACGGTTGAAATTAAGTCGGTATCACGAGAAGCAGGAGATCGCTCGAAAATTTCTGTCCACGCTGAGGACAAAGATATTGATCCAGTAGGCTCTTGTGTTGGACAAAAGGGACAACGTGTTCAAGCGGTCGTGAATGAGTTGAAAGGGGAAAAGATTGACATTGTCTGTTGGTCAGATGACCCTGTCATTTATGTCGCTAATGCGTTAAGCCCCTCCAATGTGCTCAAAGTGATTGTCAATGAGGAAGACAAGGCAACAACAGTGATCGTTCCGGACTATCAGTTGTCGTTAGCGATCGGTAAAAGAGGGCAAAATGCCAGACTTGCAGCGAAACTTACTGGCTGGAAAATTGATATTAAAAGTGAAACTGATGCTCGTGAGGCAGGGCTTCTTACGGATGATGAGCCTTTGCTAACAGAGACATTAGGAGATCAGCAGTCGTCAAGCTTTGGCGGCCAAATTTTGGAGTAGCTTTTAGGAGGTAACGGGCATGAAAAAGGCAAAAATACCGATGAGAAAATGCATCGCTACACAAACGCTCGTTCCTAAGAAGGAACTCGTACGGATTGTTAGAACTCCTGAAGGCGATATCTTCATTGATGACACAGGAAAAAAATCTGGACGTGGTGCCTATCTTAAGCTCGACGAAGAAGCAATCCTAAAAGCGAAAAAAAAGCATATGCTCTCCAATCACTTAAAAGCAGACGTGCCTGATTCAATTTACGATGCACTTCTAGAAAGAGTGCGACTATGAATCAAAAGATCTTGAATCTACTTGGCCTTTCTTATCGAGCGCGGAAATGCACCATTGGAGAGGAAGCAGTGCTGCAAGAAATAAAAAACCGCAAAGCGAAGCTCGTTTTGCTTTCTCTTGATACATCTGAAGGAACTCGGAAAAGAATTGAAGACAAGTGCACGCATTATAGCGTTCCGATTCGTTATGCTGAAGACCGTTATCAACTTGGCCACGCATTTGGCAAGCATGAGCGAGTCGTTGCAGCAATCATCGAAACAGGATTCGCAAACAAGATCATCCGTATGTTCGATGAAAACTAGCGGAGGTGAATCGATGAGTAAAACCCGTGTTTACGAATATGCCAAAAAACACAATATGTCAAGCAAGCAAGTCATCGAGAAGTTAAAGTCATTAAATGTGGAGGTGGCCAACCATATGTCCACACTAGATGAGTCAGTGGTTTCCCAATTGGAAAAGCAAAACGAACCGAAAAAAGAAGCAGCAAAGAAAGTAGAGAAATCTACATCGGCTCGCCCGGCAAAAGACAACAACAAGAACCAGTCTACAACGAAAAAACCGGGTCAACGTCCGAATCAAAACAGCAGCAATACCAACAACAGCAATAATAAAAACAACGCAAATAAGCGCCCTGCTGGTCAAGGAACAAACTTCCAGCCGAAAAAAAACCATAACCCTAATCAAAACCGTAATCGCACGAACCAAGGCAATAAAAATCGCCCGAACAACCAGCAGCAACGTAATCAGCAGCCAGCACAACAACCTGCTAAGCCTAAAGAGCCAGAAAATAAGGTCATCAAGTACTCCGGTTCCTTAACCGTCGGGCAATTGGCTGAAAAAATGAAAAAAGAACCTGCTGAGCTTATTAAACAACTGATGCAATTGGGCGTTATGGCGACGATTAATCAGGATGTAGACAAAGAGTCAATTGAACTCATTGCTGAGGAAAATGGGTTTGAGGTGGAAGAAATCATTGTGATTGACACGACGGCTCTCTCCACATACGACACGGAAGATGAAGAAAAAGATCTTTCCATTCGTCCACCAGTTGTGACGATTATGGGACACGTTGACCATGGGAAAACGACTTTGTTAGATGCAATTCGAAAATCAAAAGTGACAGCGTCTGAAGCTGGAGGCATTACGCAGCATATTGGTGCTTACCAGATTGAAGAGAATGGCAAGAAAATTACCTTCCTTGACACTCCTGGACACGCAGCCTTTACAACAATGCGTGCTCGTGGTGCAAAAGTAACCGACATTACGATCCTTGTTGTTGCGGCAGACGATGGTGTTATGCCACAAACGGTTGAGGCGATTAACCATGCGAAAGCCGCAGAGGTGCCTATTATTGTCGCCGTGAACAAAATGGATAAGCCTGGTGCAAACCCAGACCGTGTGATGCAGGAGCTTACAGAGCACGGCCTTGTTTCTGAAGCATGGGGCGGCGAAACGATCTTCGCTCAACTGTCAGCAGTACAAGGAGAAGGCATTGATGAGCTTCTTGAAATGATTCTCCTCGTTGCTGAGGTCGAAGAATTCAAGGCGAATCCAGATCGGATGGCTCAAGGTTCTGTCATTGAAGCCGAGCTTGACAAAGGGAAAGGCTCTGTTGCTACGTTACTCGTTCAAAAGGGTACACTTAACGTCGGGGATGCGATTGTTGTTGGCAATACTTTTGGTCGTGTACGTGCGATGGTTAACGACCTCGGACGTCGAATCAAATCGGCGGGGCCATCGACGCCAGTTGAGATCACTGGGTTAAATGATGTGCCGCTTGCAGGAGATCCATTTATTGTCTTTAAAGATGAAAAAACGGCGCGTCAGGTCGGAGAAGCGCGTGCGCAAAAACAAATTGATAAAGCGCGTAATGAAAAAACACGCGTCAGTCTTGACGATTTGTTTGAACAAATCAAGCAAGGTGAAATGAAAGAAATTAATTTGATTGTTAAAGCGGATGTACAAGGTTCAGTTGAAGCATTGGCAGCCTCTTTGCAAAAAATTGATGTGGAAGGCGTCAACATCAAGATCATCCACACAGGTGCGGGTGCCATTACAGAATCGGATATTATTTTGGCTTCTGCTTCCAATGCGATCGTCATTGGCTTTAACGTTCGTCCTGATTCGAATGCACGTAAAACAGCAGAGCAGGAAAAGGTTGATATTCGTCTACACAATGTCATTTATCGAGCGATTGAAGAAATAGAAGCTGCAATGAAAGGCATGCTTGATCCAGAGTATCAGGAAAAAGTGATCGGTCAAGCAGAGGTGCGTACAACGTTTAAAGTATCTAAAGTGGGAACCATCGCTGGAAGTTATGTGACAGAAGGCAAAGTGACTCGTGATGCAGGCTTGCGCGTCGTACGTGACGGAGTTGTTGTCTTCGAAGGAAAAATTGACACCCTTAAACGTTTTAAGGATGATGTCAAAGAAGTCGCGACAGGTTACGAGTGTGGTATCACAATTGAAAAATTCAACGATCTTAAAGAAGGCGATATCTTTGAACTGTATATCATGGAAGAGATCGCTAGATAAATTTTTTTCTTGATCGCAAAAGGCTCACAACTGGTCTGAATTCTCGCTTCGCTGGCCTGTCCTTGTCGCAGGGATAACTGCGACAAGGGATGGGTATCTTTTAAGTATATGGCGCGGGCGAGCAAAGAGGAGCAGGGTCAATGTTTCGAAAAGTGAGGTGGATAATACGTGGGAAATCTCCGCGCAAACCGAGTGGCTGAGCAAATGAAAAAAGAACTTGGTGATATTCTGGGACGAAAAATCAAGGATCCCCGAGTCGGATTCGTTACTGTGACGGATGTAGAAGTTTCAGGTGATTTACAGCTTGCAACGGTCTATATTTCGGTTCTTGGCGATGACGACAAGAAAAAGGATACGCTTCAAGGCTTACTAAAGGCAAGAGGTTTTATCCGCTCAGAAATTGGGCAGCGTATCCGCTTGCGAAAAACACCTGAGCTCACCTTTGAGTTTGATGATTCTGTAGCTTATGGAAATCGAATTGAACACTTACTCGCTGATTTAAATCAGCGTGATCATTAAGAATGTAGGTCTTATAGCTTTAAAAAGCCAAGACAAAGACAGGCGTAGGCAAAGGGCGCCTGTTTTTTTGATGATAATTAAAGGGGGCCATTGCTATGGATGGCGTTTTGCCACTGTTAAAGCCAGCAGGAATGACCTCAAGACAATGCGTCTCGAAGGTGCAGCGTCTGCTTGGCGTTAAAAAAGCAGGGCATACCGGGACATTGGATCCCGAGGTGACTGGAGTGCTTCCCATCTGTCTAGGGAAAGGCACAAAGCTCGTTGAATATTTGACAGGTCATAATAAGACGTATGAGGCTGAAATTACGTTAGGATTTTCAACATCTACTGAGGACGCTGAAGGCGATATCATCGAAGAAGTCGCAATACATCCAGAAGAAGTTAACGAAAAAAATATTATGTTAACTTTGGAGTCGTTTCAGGGAACCATCATTCAAACTCCACCGATGTATTCTGCAGTTAAGGTCAATGGGAAACGTTTGTATGAATACGCACGAGAAGGCATTACTGTGGAACGTCCTTCTAGAGAGGTTTCCATTTATGACATCGCTTTGCTTTCTGCGCCAGTCACAAACGATGGAAGGTGTACGTTCTCGGTCCGTGTCGAATGTTCTAAGGGGACGTACATACGTACACTAGCTGTAGACATTGGAAAAAAGTTAGCGTATCCAGCGCATATGTCAACACTCGTTCGCTCTTCTTCAGGGCCTTTTACATTGCAAGATTGCACGACGTTTGACAGTATAGAGGCTGGGACGTATACCATTATGTCTATAAAAGATGCTTTAGCCGATTTGCCTTTTTGGCAAGCGACGGAAGCTGTGACGCCGAGCATTAAAAATGGGGCTGTGCTGCTTGCTGAGCAATTGCCTTCATTTACAGACAAGCTTTGTATAGAAACACCTGATTCATCAGTGATTGCCGTCTATATTCATCATCCTGAAAAACCGGGTATGGTCAAACCAGACAAAATGATTGTATTAACGAATGATTGAGTAAAACGAGCTAATTTAAACGCAAGCAAAGGTGGCGCAATCCCATGAAGACATACAACATAACGTATCCATCCGCATGGACTGCGGAGCAGAGGCAGGCAAAAACGCTAGCGCTTGGTTTTTTTGATGGCGTTCATCTCGGTCATCAAAAGGTGATTGCAACAGCTGTTGAAGAGGCTAAAAGAAACGACATAAAAAGTGCTGTATTGACATTTTCACCTCATCCTTCAGTTGTGCTTCGTGACCAACAGCACGTAAGTTATTTAACCCTTTCTGATGAGAAGAGAAAATTAATTGCTGCCTGTGGCGTTGACGAATTGTATATCATTGAGTTTAATGAAGAGCTGGCCAAGCTCTCGCCAGAAGCGTTTATCTCTCATTTTATTGATGATTTGAATGTTTCGCATGTTGTGGCAGGTTTTGATTTTTCTTTTGGACATCGAGGCGTAGGGACAATGGACATGCTTCAAAATGATACATCGCGCTCTTTTGCTGTCACTACTGTAGCCTCTGAAAATGATGACCAAGAAAAAATCAGCTCCACCCGTATTCGTGAGTGCATCCGTCAAGGCGATATGAAAAAGGCAACAGAGCTGCTTGGTCGACCTTATCAATTGACTGGCACAGTGACAACTGGTGAAGGTCGAGGAAGAACGATTGGTATACCAACGGCAAACATTGTCGCCTCTGAGAATTCATTGATCCCAGGGAGAGGCGTGTATGCGGTTTTGGTTTCATCTGAAGCGTTTGAAGGGAAAAAAGGTGGCATGTGCAATATTGGCTACAAGCCGACGTTCCATGGTGACAAGAAAACAGACATGCCGTCAATTGAAGTGCATTTGTTTGATTTTGCAGACGACCTATACGACAAAGAAATCACGGTTGAATGGCTCGCATACTTGCGCTCTGAGCAGAAATTTTCTTCTGTTGATGACCTGATCGCTCAGCTTGACAAAGATCGGCAAGACGCTAGAGAGATCACGAGTGGAACGCATAACTATTAGTAGAAAAATGAATACCTCTTGCTTTTTTGTAGAAATATCGGTATCCTTATCCGTGAACCTTTTCTTGGCATCTGAATCACCAGCTCATGCTAGGAGGATGGGGATATTGTTATAAAGGAGGTGGATAGGATGGCATTGACACAAGAACGTAAAAATGAACTTATTGCGGAGTACAAAACGCATGATCAGGACACAGGATCTCCTGAAGTTCAAGTGGCTGTCCTTACGGAGCAAATCAATTCATTAAATGAACATTTGCGCGAGCACAAAAAGGATCATCACTCACGCCGCGGTCTTTTGAAGATGGTAGGGAAACGACGTAACTTGTTGAACTATCTTCGTAAAAACGACGTAACGCGTTACCGTGAATTGATTCAAAAACTTGGCTTACGCCGATAATGTACGAGAAGCGGGTGGCGACACCCGCTTTTTTCCATACGTACAGATGAAAAGCAATAAAGACTGTTTTATTTGGATACATATCCTCTTTTTGTTAGGTTTTGTACGAATGGGCAACACTATACACAAAACCGTCCATGAATGGCATGTATGATATTGTATTGAGAGGAGCACTGGATCGAATGAGTAATGAGAAACAAACATTTACGACGGAATGGGCAGGTCGCACGTTAGTCCTTGAAGTTGGCGAGCTCGCTAAGCAAGCAAGCGGAGCTGTGCTCGTACGGTATGGCGATACGGCGGTTTTGTCCGCAGCCACGGGGTCTCGTGAGCCGAAGGACTTGCCGTTTTTTCCACTAACCGTCAATTATGAAGAGCGACAGTATGCTGTTGGTAAAATTCCTGGAGGCTTCATCAAGCGTGAAGGTCGTCCAAGTGAAAAGGCGATTCTTGCCAGCCGATTAATTGATCGCCCGATCCGCCCTCTGTTTCCAGATGGCTTTCGTTATGAGGTGCAGGTGATTAGTACAGTGATGAGTGTCGATCAGGATTGTTCGTCAGAAATGGCAGCGATGCTAGGGTCTTCACTTGCTTTGATGCTCTCAGATATTCCATTTGATGGACCGATTGCTGGCGCAAACGTTGGACGTGTGGATGGGCATTTTATTATTAATCCAACACTAGCACAAGCCGAAAAAAGCGATATTCAATTAACAGTAGCCGGAACGAAAGATGCCGTTAATATGGTTGAAGCAGGCGCAAACGAAGTGCCTGAAGAAATAATGCTTGAAGCGATTCTTTTCGGACATGAGGAAATTAAAAAGCTCATTGCTTTCCAAGAGGAAATCGTCAAAGCTTGTGGCAAGGAAAAACGCGACGTTGAGCTATTCTCCATTGATGAGGACGTCCAGGAAACAGTGAAAGAACTCGCTGGTCAAACGATCGAGGAAGCGGTTCAAGTGCATGAGAAAAAAGCACGTGAACAAGCGATTGCGGATGCCAAAGCCAACGTTATTGTGGCGCTTGAAGAGAAAGAAGCTGAAGATGCCTTCGTGAAACAGGCGAAAGCCTATATGGATAAAATGGTGAAGGACGAGGTGCGCCGACTCATCACTGTTGAGAAAATTCGCCCAGATGGTCGAAAAGTGGATGAAATTCGTCCGCTCACGTCTGAAACAGGTAAACTACCTCGTACACATGGCTCTGGTTTATTTACACGTGGACAAACACAGGCGCTTAGCATTTGTACGTTAGGACCACTTGGGGATATGCAAATCATTGATGGATTGGGCCTTGAAGACTCAAAGCGCTTCATGCATCATTACAACTTTCCGCAATATAGTGTTGGAGAAACAGGACCGCTTCGCGCACCAGGTCGTCGTGAAATTGGTCATGGCGCTTTAGGAGAGCGAGCATTAGAACCGGTTCTTCCTTCTCAAGAAGACTTTCCATACACCATTCGTCTCGTAGCTGAAGTGTTGGAATCTAACGGGTCAACGTCACAGGCAAGTATCTGCGCAAGCACTTTGGCAATGATGGATGCGGGTGTGCCAATTACCTCTCCAGTTGCTGGAATTGCGATGGGATTGGTCAAACAAGGTGAGCATTACACGATCTTATCGGATATTCAAGGTATGGAAGATGCACTTGGGGATATGGACTTTAAAGTGGCAGGTACAGCAAAAGGGGTTACCGCTCTTCAAATGGACATCAAAATTGATGGGTTGTCGAGAGAGATTCTTGAGGAAGCCTTACAGCAAGCGAAAAAAGGCCGTATGCATATTCTTTCTCATATGACAGAAACCATTGACACACCTCGTTCAGAGCTTTCTCCATATGCACCAAAAATCTTGATTATGAACATCAATAAAGACAAGATTCGTGATGTCATTGGGCCAAACGGGAAACAAATCAACAAGATTATTGAAGAAACAGACGTGAAAATTGACATCGAACAGGATGGTACGATTTACATTTCCTCCTTGGTTCATGAGCAAAATGAACGCGCGAAACAAATTATTGAAGATCTTGTACGCGAGGTTGAAGTTGGTCAAATGTACCTCGGCAAGGTAAAGCGAATTGAGAAATTCGGCTGCTTTGTTGAACTATTTAGCGGCAAGGATGGACTTGTTCATATTTCAGAACTGGCAGAAGAACGAGTTGGCAAAGTAGAGGACGTCGTCTCTATCGGCGATGAAATTCTTGTCAAAGTCACTGAAATTGACCGTCAAGGAAGAGTCAACCTGTCACGAAAAGTCGTTCTGAAGGAACAAAAAAACAAAGAAAAAGAAGCCAATAAAGACTAACTCCCAGGAAGCTAGAACGCTAGCTTCTTTTTCATTTGCCTATAGATGGGTAAGTCTGCAAATCAAAGTTGGGGTTGCTTTTCATACAAGCTGTCATACGCTCGCTTTCACCCTAAAGGGCATAAGCGCATCATCGATTCAGAAGTACGATTCGTCGTGATTTCTTTTCTACAAGTGCAACATCGATTCGAGAGGACCTCATCGTGTTTTCTTTGCCGCTGGTGTCTCACTAGCGGCTGCCTTTGATTTATCCTCTTTTTTATTGCTCAGGCACGGCTTAAAAAAATTTTGTTATGAAATTTACTCATTCCAGCTGTTTTCATGTGTTGAAGGATTCTTAGCTTCAAAAATGAAGTTTCATTTCTTGAGGTGGTGTAAGATAGTAAATGTTGGCATCATCACTTTACTAAATAAGGCTGATATTTTTCTCTATTAGCTCTATCATGCGTTTGGTGTTTTATTTCAAACGCAGTTAAGTATTCATAATGCGAAAATGCCCAATGTTCTTCGTTGTATGCATTACGTGGAATCGTTTCATCTCTGCGTTTTTGTGTTCCATAATTGGGCTCAAGTCGTTTTCCCATTTTCTCCGTTATATGAGACAAAGACAAATAAAAACAATGTACGCAGAAACAACCATCAGCGTAGTCAAAATACGCAGACTCCAGCGGGAACAGCGCGAGCTGAAGATCCCGCAGGAAAGCAAAATTCCGAGGAAGCTGAAGCCGTGCCCGCGGAAAGCGAAGTATTTTGACGAAGCGGCCGTAATTCCTTTACACCCTAAAGGGCACAAGTCCATCATCGACTCAGAAGTACCTCTCGCCGTGATTTCTTTGCCGCTGGTGTCTCACTGAGTGGCTGTTTTGATTCTTTTTTCTTGCTCAGACATTTCTCCACAAAGGCAAATCAGTGTTTAAGGTGATTTTAACGTTGCGAAAGTAAAATAATTAAGAGGTCCAACGACGTGTCGTTGAAAAGCTAGCCTGAAAGCAATGTGTCCAGTTCTGCCTCGTCCTCTGTCTTCATACGATGGGATAAGAGGAGGAAAGGACTCATGAAACAAAACGCATTGTCTATGGTCATTTATTTTGTGTTGATTATCGGGATGCTCCCGACCTTGTTTTTGCTTCCACATGTAGAACAAT
This window of the Aureibacillus halotolerans genome carries:
- a CDS encoding YlxQ family RNA-binding protein is translated as MNQKILNLLGLSYRARKCTIGEEAVLQEIKNRKAKLVLLSLDTSEGTRKRIEDKCTHYSVPIRYAEDRYQLGHAFGKHERVVAAIIETGFANKIIRMFDEN
- the rbfA gene encoding 30S ribosome-binding factor RbfA codes for the protein MGNLRANRVAEQMKKELGDILGRKIKDPRVGFVTVTDVEVSGDLQLATVYISVLGDDDKKKDTLQGLLKARGFIRSEIGQRIRLRKTPELTFEFDDSVAYGNRIEHLLADLNQRDH
- the infB gene encoding translation initiation factor IF-2 — encoded protein: MSKTRVYEYAKKHNMSSKQVIEKLKSLNVEVANHMSTLDESVVSQLEKQNEPKKEAAKKVEKSTSARPAKDNNKNQSTTKKPGQRPNQNSSNTNNSNNKNNANKRPAGQGTNFQPKKNHNPNQNRNRTNQGNKNRPNNQQQRNQQPAQQPAKPKEPENKVIKYSGSLTVGQLAEKMKKEPAELIKQLMQLGVMATINQDVDKESIELIAEENGFEVEEIIVIDTTALSTYDTEDEEKDLSIRPPVVTIMGHVDHGKTTLLDAIRKSKVTASEAGGITQHIGAYQIEENGKKITFLDTPGHAAFTTMRARGAKVTDITILVVAADDGVMPQTVEAINHAKAAEVPIIVAVNKMDKPGANPDRVMQELTEHGLVSEAWGGETIFAQLSAVQGEGIDELLEMILLVAEVEEFKANPDRMAQGSVIEAELDKGKGSVATLLVQKGTLNVGDAIVVGNTFGRVRAMVNDLGRRIKSAGPSTPVEITGLNDVPLAGDPFIVFKDEKTARQVGEARAQKQIDKARNEKTRVSLDDLFEQIKQGEMKEINLIVKADVQGSVEALAASLQKIDVEGVNIKIIHTGAGAITESDIILASASNAIVIGFNVRPDSNARKTAEQEKVDIRLHNVIYRAIEEIEAAMKGMLDPEYQEKVIGQAEVRTTFKVSKVGTIAGSYVTEGKVTRDAGLRVVRDGVVVFEGKIDTLKRFKDDVKEVATGYECGITIEKFNDLKEGDIFELYIMEEIAR
- a CDS encoding bifunctional riboflavin kinase/FAD synthetase; the protein is MKTYNITYPSAWTAEQRQAKTLALGFFDGVHLGHQKVIATAVEEAKRNDIKSAVLTFSPHPSVVLRDQQHVSYLTLSDEKRKLIAACGVDELYIIEFNEELAKLSPEAFISHFIDDLNVSHVVAGFDFSFGHRGVGTMDMLQNDTSRSFAVTTVASENDDQEKISSTRIRECIRQGDMKKATELLGRPYQLTGTVTTGEGRGRTIGIPTANIVASENSLIPGRGVYAVLVSSEAFEGKKGGMCNIGYKPTFHGDKKTDMPSIEVHLFDFADDLYDKEITVEWLAYLRSEQKFSSVDDLIAQLDKDRQDAREITSGTHNY
- the rpsO gene encoding 30S ribosomal protein S15; its protein translation is MALTQERKNELIAEYKTHDQDTGSPEVQVAVLTEQINSLNEHLREHKKDHHSRRGLLKMVGKRRNLLNYLRKNDVTRYRELIQKLGLRR
- the truB gene encoding tRNA pseudouridine(55) synthase TruB, whose translation is MDGVLPLLKPAGMTSRQCVSKVQRLLGVKKAGHTGTLDPEVTGVLPICLGKGTKLVEYLTGHNKTYEAEITLGFSTSTEDAEGDIIEEVAIHPEEVNEKNIMLTLESFQGTIIQTPPMYSAVKVNGKRLYEYAREGITVERPSREVSIYDIALLSAPVTNDGRCTFSVRVECSKGTYIRTLAVDIGKKLAYPAHMSTLVRSSSGPFTLQDCTTFDSIEAGTYTIMSIKDALADLPFWQATEAVTPSIKNGAVLLAEQLPSFTDKLCIETPDSSVIAVYIHHPEKPGMVKPDKMIVLTND